The proteins below are encoded in one region of Triticum aestivum cultivar Chinese Spring chromosome 1B, IWGSC CS RefSeq v2.1, whole genome shotgun sequence:
- the LOC123077178 gene encoding heavy metal-associated isoprenylated plant protein 47 — protein sequence MTQKIVIAVQMASSRCRSKALALVAATPGVDSAALAGDRKDQLVVVGHGVDSVKLTSALRRKVGHAQLVQVVDVKKEDGKKPPAAVVECYAHSGYSYPYGYYYPSQPAAVNVFYELQHYPAVAAVEAYGYPCSRPEPGTCSVM from the coding sequence ATGACGCAGAAGATCGTGATCGCGGTGCAGATGGCGAGCAGCAGGTGCCGGTCCAAGGCGCTGGCGCTGGTGGCGGCCACGCCCGGAGTGGATTCGGcggcgctggcgggagacaggaagGACCAGCTGGTGGTCGTCGGCCACGGCGTCGACTCCGTCAAGCTCACCAGCGCGCTGCGTAGGAAGGTCGGCCACGCGCAGCTGGTGCAGGTCGTCGATGTCAAGAAGGAGGACGGGAAGAAGCCGCCTGCCGCCGTGGTCGAATGCTACGCGCACTCCGGGTACTCCTACCCGTACGGCTACTACTACCCATCGCAACCGGCGGCGGTGAACGTCTTCTACGAGCTGCAGCACTACCCTGCTGTTGCCGCCGTCGAGGCGTACGGGTACCCGTGCTCGCGGCCCGAGCCGGGCACCTGTTCGGTAATGTAG